A portion of the Solea senegalensis isolate Sse05_10M linkage group LG17, IFAPA_SoseM_1, whole genome shotgun sequence genome contains these proteins:
- the LOC122784068 gene encoding 1-phosphatidylinositol 4,5-bisphosphate phosphodiesterase beta-1-like isoform X1 translates to MENRMLTVVSGTDMVNITYLNFMAFQEEIAKEWAEELFNLASNLLVQNMSREACLEKAYTRLKLQLNPEGRIPIKNIFRMFSADRKRVETALENCNLPSGRNDSIPQEDFTPEVYNMFLSNICPRPELDHIFSDVGTKSCPCLTVEQMTEFINVKQRDPRLNEILYPPLKPEQVQLLVDKYEPNPSLAQKGQISLEGFARYLNCEENSIIPPEKLDQSEDMTFPLSHYFINSSHNTYLTAGQLAGNSSVEMYKQVLLSGCRCIELDCWKGRTTEEEPVITHGFTMTTEISFKEVIEAIAECAFKTSPFPIILSFENHVDSPKQQAKMAEYCRSIFGDALLTEPLEKYPLESSVPLPSPMELMGKILVKNKKKHHKTDGSHKKKLSEQVSNTYSDSSSVCEPSSPSAGSTKEEMADSSQTTESAELSLRPQGRKSIGEVEAESEDEDDDDDDCKKGSMDEGTAGSEAFATEEMSNLVIYIQPVKFNSFEGSKKINRSYQMSSFVETKALEQLTKSPVEFVEYNKLQLSRIYPKGTRVDSSNYNPQLFWNAGCQLVALNFQTIDLSMQLNLGMYEYNGKCGYRLKPEFMRRPDKHFDPFTESTVDGIVANTLSVKIISGQFLSDKKVGTYVEMDMFGLPVDTKRKAFKTKTSQGNAINPVWEEEAIVFKKVVLPTLASLRIAVFEEGGKFIGHRIIPVSAIRPGYHYISLRNEKNLSLTLPALFVYVEVKDYVPDTFADVIEALSNPIRYVNLMEQRANQLAALTLEEGGEEDGDKEVEAGSDAPSESKVDQRVTSPAENGLSHTPIITPKPPSLVGQTQSAGSLKPSVKSEDIIQTVLTELEAQSLEELKQQKGFVREQRKQYKEMKELVRKHHRKTSELIKEHTARVSELQSQYQRRRSALQKSHKRDGKKSRSNHSLSTLDQELCELDQECNQHLAELKEQQQQQLLTLRQEQYYSEKYQKREHIKQLVEKLTTIAEECQSTQLKKIRDICDKEKKDLKKRMDKKRQEKINEAKSKDKNVTEEEKLEINRSFVNEVVQYIKRLEDAQSKRQERLLEKHKDIRQQILDERPKLQSDLDQEYQDKFRRLPVEIQEFVQDSSKAKLSDDRANLVASSTSEKLNHKASQSDDDTEEGSSDRVYDTSL, encoded by the exons ATGGAGAATAGGATGCTGACAGTGGTGAGCGGCACTGACATGGTCAACATCACCTACCTGAACTTCATGGCCTTCCAGGAGGAGATAGCAAAG gaaTGGGCAGAAGAGTTATTCAACTTGGCATCTAACCTCTTGGTCCAGAACATGTCCAGAGAGGCCTGCCTGGAGAAAGC ATACACTCGACTGAAGCTGCAGCTCAATCCTGAGGGGCGAATACCCATCAAGAA TATCTTCAGGATGTTCTCAGCAGACAGGAAGCGAGTGGAGACTGCCCTGGAAAACTGTAACCTCCCTTCTGGCAGA AATGACTCCATCCCCCAGGAAGACTTCACTCCAGAGGTGTACAACATGTTTCTGAGCAACATCTGCCCGCGACCCGAGCTGGACCACATTTTCTCGGATGT GGGGACTAAGAGTTGTCCATGCCTGACAGTGGAGCAAATGACTGAGTTCATTAATGTTAAACAGCGAGACCCTCGTCTGAATGAGATTCTCTACCCTCCTCTCAAACCGGAACAGGTTCAGCTGCTGGTGGATAAATATGAACCGAATCCGTCTCTGGCACAGAAAG GTCAGATCTCACTGGAAGGCTTCGCCAGGTATTTGAACTGTGAGGAGAACAGCATCATCCCACCGGAAAAGCTGGACCAGAGTGAAGACATGACCTTTCCCCTCTCGCACTACTTCATCAACTCGTCACACAATACATACCTCACAG ctgGCCAGCTTGCAGGAAACTCTTCCGTTGAGATGTACAAGCAGGTTCTTCTGTCAGGGTGCCGCTGCATTGAGCTGGACTGCTGGAAGGGTCgcaccacagaagaagagccCGTAATCACTCACGGCTTCACCATGACAACTGAAATCTCCTTCAAG GAGGTGATCGAGGCCATTGCTGAGTGTGCTTTCAAGACGTCGCCCTTCCCTATCATCCTGTCTTTTGAGAACCACGTGGACTC ACCAAAGCAACAGGCGAAGATGGCGGAGTACTGTCGCTCAATATTTGGAGATGCATTACTCACAGAGCCTTTGGAAAAATATCCG TTGGAGTCCAGTGTGCCACTACCCAGCCCAATGGAGCTCATGGGCAAAATCTTggtgaagaacaagaagaagcaCCACAAGACGGATGGAAGTCACAAGAAGAAACTGTCGGAGCAGGTTTCTAACACCTACAGTGATTCTTCCAGTGTGTGTGAGCCCTCGTCCCCGAGCGCAG GTTCAACCAAAGAAGAGATGGCAGACTCTTCACAGACCACTGAGAGCGCTGAGCTCAGCCTGAGGCCACAGGGCAGAAAGTCTATTG GGGAAGTGGAGGCAGAgagtgaagatgaagatgacgacgatgatgattgTAAAAAGGGCTCAATGGATGAG ggcACAGCAGGCAGTGAGGCATTTGCTACAGAGGAAATGTCCAACCTGGTCATCTACATCCAACCAGTCAAGTTTAACAGCTTTGAGGGTTCAAAAA AGATCAATCGCAGCTACCAGATGTCATCCTTTGTCGAGACCAAAGCTTTGGAGCAACTGACCAAGTCCCCCGTAGAGTTTGTGGA ATACAACAAGCTGCAGCTGAGCAGGATCTACCCTAAAGGCACTCGAGTGGATTCTTCCAACTACAACCCTCAGCTCTTCTGGAATGCTGGTTGTCAGCTGGTGGCTCTGAATTTCCAAACTATTG ATTTGTCCATGCAACTAAACCTGGGCATGTACGAGTACAACGGCAAATGTGGATACAGACTCAAACCAGAGTTTATGAGACGACCAGACAAACACTTTGACCCTTTTACTGAGAGCACAGTGGACGGGATAGTAGCCAACACACTCTCTGTTAAG ATCATCTCTGGCCAGTTCCTGTCAGATAAGAAAGTGGGCACATATGTGGAGATGGACATGTTTGGCTTACCTGTGGACACCAAGAGGAAAGCTTTCAAGACCAAGACTTCTCAGGGCAACGCCATCAACCCTGTCTGGGAAGAAGAGGCCATTGTCTTCAAGAAA GTTGTCCTGCCCACACTTGCTTCATTGAGAATAGCTGTGTTTGAAGAAGGTGGGAAGTTCATCGGCCACCGTATCATTCCAGTATCAGCCATTCGTCCAG GCTATCACTACATCAGCCTGAGGAATGAGAAGAACCTGTCTCTGACGCTGCCTGCTTTGTTCGTGTACGTAGAAGTGAAGGACTATGTTCCAGACACATTTGCAG atGTCATTGAAGCCTTGTCCAATCCCATCCGCTATGTCAACCTGATGGAGCAGAGAGCCAATCAGCTGGCTGCTCTGACtttggaggagggaggagaggaggatggtGACAAAGAG GTGGAGGCGGGAAGTGACGCACCCTCAGAATCTAAGGTGGACCAGAGGGTAACGTCGCCCGCAGAGAACGGACTGAGCCACACACCCATCATCACCCCAAAACCCCCGTCACTGGTCGGCCAGACTCAGTCTGCAG GCTCGCTGAAACCATCCGTGAAGAGTGAAGACATCATTCAGACTGTTCTCACTG aacTGGAAGCTCAGTCACTGGAGGAGTTGAAGCAACAGAAAGGCTTTGTACgtgagcagaggaaacagtACAAGGAGATGAAGGAGTTGGTTCGGAAACACCACAGAAAGACCAGCGAGCTGATCAAGGAGCACACGGCTCGTGTATCCGAGCTGCAGAGCCAGTACCAGCGTCGGCGCTCTGCTCTGCAGAAGAGCCACAAACGAGATGGTAAGAAAAG CCGGTCAAACCACTCCCTGTCCACCCTGGACCAGGAGCTGTGTGAGCTGGATCAGGAGTGCAACCAGCATCTGGCAGAGCTTaaggagcagcaacagcagcagctcctcacaCTCCGCCAGGAGCAGTACTACAGCGAAAAGTACCAGAAAAGAGAGCACATCAAACAG CTGGTTGAGAAGCTGACCACTATAGCAGAGGAGTGCCAGAGCACTCAGCTCAAGAAGATCAGAGACATCTGCGATAA AGAAAAGAAGGATCTTAAGAAGAGAATGGACAAGAAACGGCAGGAGAAAATCAACGAGGCTAAATCTAAAGACAAGAATGTAACAGAGGA agagaagctggagATCAACAGATCATTTGTCAATGAGGTGGTGCAGTACATCAAACGG ttggaGGATGCACAGAGTAAAAGACAGGAGAGACTACTGGAGAAGCACAAGGACATCCGGCAACAAATCTTAGATGAAAGGCCGAAG TTACAGAGCGATCTGGACCAGGAGTACCAGGACAAATTTCGCCGGTTACCTGTGGAGATCCAAGAATTTGTTCAGGACAGCAGCAAGGCCAAGCTTAGCGACGACCGCGCGAACCTCGTCGCCTCCTCCACGTCAGAGAAGCTCAACCACAAGGCGTCGCAGTCCGACGACGACACGGAGGAGGGCTCGTCGGACCGAGTTTACGACACGTCCCTGTAG
- the LOC122784068 gene encoding 1-phosphatidylinositol 4,5-bisphosphate phosphodiesterase beta-1-like isoform X3, with amino-acid sequence MENRMLTVVSGTDMVNITYLNFMAFQEEIAKEWAEELFNLASNLLVQNMSREACLEKAYTRLKLQLNPEGRIPIKNIFRMFSADRKRVETALENCNLPSGRNDSIPQEDFTPEVYNMFLSNICPRPELDHIFSDVGTKSCPCLTVEQMTEFINVKQRDPRLNEILYPPLKPEQVQLLVDKYEPNPSLAQKGQISLEGFARYLNCEENSIIPPEKLDQSEDMTFPLSHYFINSSHNTYLTAGQLAGNSSVEMYKQVLLSGCRCIELDCWKGRTTEEEPVITHGFTMTTEISFKEVIEAIAECAFKTSPFPIILSFENHVDSPKQQAKMAEYCRSIFGDALLTEPLEKYPLESSVPLPSPMELMGKILVKNKKKHHKTDGSHKKKLSEQVSNTYSDSSSVCEPSSPSAGSTKEEMADSSQTTESAELSLRPQGRKSIGEVEAESEDEDDDDDDCKKGSMDEGTAGSEAFATEEMSNLVIYIQPVKFNSFEGSKKINRSYQMSSFVETKALEQLTKSPVEFVEYNKLQLSRIYPKGTRVDSSNYNPQLFWNAGCQLVALNFQTIDLSMQLNLGMYEYNGKCGYRLKPEFMRRPDKHFDPFTESTVDGIVANTLSVKIISGQFLSDKKVGTYVEMDMFGLPVDTKRKAFKTKTSQGNAINPVWEEEAIVFKKVVLPTLASLRIAVFEEGGKFIGHRIIPVSAIRPGYHYISLRNEKNLSLTLPALFVYVEVKDYVPDTFADVIEALSNPIRYVNLMEQRANQLAALTLEEGGEEDGDKEVEAGSDAPSESKVDQRVTSPAENGLSHTPIITPKPPSLVGQTQSAGSLKPSVKSEDIIQTVLTELEAQSLEELKQQKGFVREQRKQYKEMKELVRKHHRKTSELIKEHTARVSELQSQYQRRRSALQKSHKRDAGQTTPCPPWTRSCVSWIRSATSIWQSLRSSNSSSSSHSARSSTTAKSTRKESTSNSWLRS; translated from the exons ATGGAGAATAGGATGCTGACAGTGGTGAGCGGCACTGACATGGTCAACATCACCTACCTGAACTTCATGGCCTTCCAGGAGGAGATAGCAAAG gaaTGGGCAGAAGAGTTATTCAACTTGGCATCTAACCTCTTGGTCCAGAACATGTCCAGAGAGGCCTGCCTGGAGAAAGC ATACACTCGACTGAAGCTGCAGCTCAATCCTGAGGGGCGAATACCCATCAAGAA TATCTTCAGGATGTTCTCAGCAGACAGGAAGCGAGTGGAGACTGCCCTGGAAAACTGTAACCTCCCTTCTGGCAGA AATGACTCCATCCCCCAGGAAGACTTCACTCCAGAGGTGTACAACATGTTTCTGAGCAACATCTGCCCGCGACCCGAGCTGGACCACATTTTCTCGGATGT GGGGACTAAGAGTTGTCCATGCCTGACAGTGGAGCAAATGACTGAGTTCATTAATGTTAAACAGCGAGACCCTCGTCTGAATGAGATTCTCTACCCTCCTCTCAAACCGGAACAGGTTCAGCTGCTGGTGGATAAATATGAACCGAATCCGTCTCTGGCACAGAAAG GTCAGATCTCACTGGAAGGCTTCGCCAGGTATTTGAACTGTGAGGAGAACAGCATCATCCCACCGGAAAAGCTGGACCAGAGTGAAGACATGACCTTTCCCCTCTCGCACTACTTCATCAACTCGTCACACAATACATACCTCACAG ctgGCCAGCTTGCAGGAAACTCTTCCGTTGAGATGTACAAGCAGGTTCTTCTGTCAGGGTGCCGCTGCATTGAGCTGGACTGCTGGAAGGGTCgcaccacagaagaagagccCGTAATCACTCACGGCTTCACCATGACAACTGAAATCTCCTTCAAG GAGGTGATCGAGGCCATTGCTGAGTGTGCTTTCAAGACGTCGCCCTTCCCTATCATCCTGTCTTTTGAGAACCACGTGGACTC ACCAAAGCAACAGGCGAAGATGGCGGAGTACTGTCGCTCAATATTTGGAGATGCATTACTCACAGAGCCTTTGGAAAAATATCCG TTGGAGTCCAGTGTGCCACTACCCAGCCCAATGGAGCTCATGGGCAAAATCTTggtgaagaacaagaagaagcaCCACAAGACGGATGGAAGTCACAAGAAGAAACTGTCGGAGCAGGTTTCTAACACCTACAGTGATTCTTCCAGTGTGTGTGAGCCCTCGTCCCCGAGCGCAG GTTCAACCAAAGAAGAGATGGCAGACTCTTCACAGACCACTGAGAGCGCTGAGCTCAGCCTGAGGCCACAGGGCAGAAAGTCTATTG GGGAAGTGGAGGCAGAgagtgaagatgaagatgacgacgatgatgattgTAAAAAGGGCTCAATGGATGAG ggcACAGCAGGCAGTGAGGCATTTGCTACAGAGGAAATGTCCAACCTGGTCATCTACATCCAACCAGTCAAGTTTAACAGCTTTGAGGGTTCAAAAA AGATCAATCGCAGCTACCAGATGTCATCCTTTGTCGAGACCAAAGCTTTGGAGCAACTGACCAAGTCCCCCGTAGAGTTTGTGGA ATACAACAAGCTGCAGCTGAGCAGGATCTACCCTAAAGGCACTCGAGTGGATTCTTCCAACTACAACCCTCAGCTCTTCTGGAATGCTGGTTGTCAGCTGGTGGCTCTGAATTTCCAAACTATTG ATTTGTCCATGCAACTAAACCTGGGCATGTACGAGTACAACGGCAAATGTGGATACAGACTCAAACCAGAGTTTATGAGACGACCAGACAAACACTTTGACCCTTTTACTGAGAGCACAGTGGACGGGATAGTAGCCAACACACTCTCTGTTAAG ATCATCTCTGGCCAGTTCCTGTCAGATAAGAAAGTGGGCACATATGTGGAGATGGACATGTTTGGCTTACCTGTGGACACCAAGAGGAAAGCTTTCAAGACCAAGACTTCTCAGGGCAACGCCATCAACCCTGTCTGGGAAGAAGAGGCCATTGTCTTCAAGAAA GTTGTCCTGCCCACACTTGCTTCATTGAGAATAGCTGTGTTTGAAGAAGGTGGGAAGTTCATCGGCCACCGTATCATTCCAGTATCAGCCATTCGTCCAG GCTATCACTACATCAGCCTGAGGAATGAGAAGAACCTGTCTCTGACGCTGCCTGCTTTGTTCGTGTACGTAGAAGTGAAGGACTATGTTCCAGACACATTTGCAG atGTCATTGAAGCCTTGTCCAATCCCATCCGCTATGTCAACCTGATGGAGCAGAGAGCCAATCAGCTGGCTGCTCTGACtttggaggagggaggagaggaggatggtGACAAAGAG GTGGAGGCGGGAAGTGACGCACCCTCAGAATCTAAGGTGGACCAGAGGGTAACGTCGCCCGCAGAGAACGGACTGAGCCACACACCCATCATCACCCCAAAACCCCCGTCACTGGTCGGCCAGACTCAGTCTGCAG GCTCGCTGAAACCATCCGTGAAGAGTGAAGACATCATTCAGACTGTTCTCACTG aacTGGAAGCTCAGTCACTGGAGGAGTTGAAGCAACAGAAAGGCTTTGTACgtgagcagaggaaacagtACAAGGAGATGAAGGAGTTGGTTCGGAAACACCACAGAAAGACCAGCGAGCTGATCAAGGAGCACACGGCTCGTGTATCCGAGCTGCAGAGCCAGTACCAGCGTCGGCGCTCTGCTCTGCAGAAGAGCCACAAACGAGATG CCGGTCAAACCACTCCCTGTCCACCCTGGACCAGGAGCTGTGTGAGCTGGATCAGGAGTGCAACCAGCATCTGGCAGAGCTTaaggagcagcaacagcagcagctcctcacaCTCCGCCAGGAGCAGTACTACAGCGAAAAGTACCAGAAAAGAGAGCACATCAAACAG CTGGTTGAGAAGCTGA
- the LOC122784068 gene encoding 1-phosphatidylinositol 4,5-bisphosphate phosphodiesterase beta-1-like isoform X2, whose translation MENRMLTVVSGTDMVNITYLNFMAFQEEIAKEWAEELFNLASNLLVQNMSREACLEKAYTRLKLQLNPEGRIPIKNIFRMFSADRKRVETALENCNLPSGRNDSIPQEDFTPEVYNMFLSNICPRPELDHIFSDVGTKSCPCLTVEQMTEFINVKQRDPRLNEILYPPLKPEQVQLLVDKYEPNPSLAQKGQISLEGFARYLNCEENSIIPPEKLDQSEDMTFPLSHYFINSSHNTYLTAGQLAGNSSVEMYKQVLLSGCRCIELDCWKGRTTEEEPVITHGFTMTTEISFKEVIEAIAECAFKTSPFPIILSFENHVDSPKQQAKMAEYCRSIFGDALLTEPLEKYPLESSVPLPSPMELMGKILVKNKKKHHKTDGSHKKKLSEQVSNTYSDSSSVCEPSSPSAGSTKEEMADSSQTTESAELSLRPQGRKSIGEVEAESEDEDDDDDDCKKGSMDEGTAGSEAFATEEMSNLVIYIQPVKFNSFEGSKKINRSYQMSSFVETKALEQLTKSPVEFVEYNKLQLSRIYPKGTRVDSSNYNPQLFWNAGCQLVALNFQTIDLSMQLNLGMYEYNGKCGYRLKPEFMRRPDKHFDPFTESTVDGIVANTLSVKIISGQFLSDKKVGTYVEMDMFGLPVDTKRKAFKTKTSQGNAINPVWEEEAIVFKKVVLPTLASLRIAVFEEGGKFIGHRIIPVSAIRPGYHYISLRNEKNLSLTLPALFVYVEVKDYVPDTFADVIEALSNPIRYVNLMEQRANQLAALTLEEGGEEDGDKEVEAGSDAPSESKVDQRVTSPAENGLSHTPIITPKPPSLVGQTQSAGSLKPSVKSEDIIQTVLTELEAQSLEELKQQKGFVREQRKQYKEMKELVRKHHRKTSELIKEHTARVSELQSQYQRRRSALQKSHKRDGKKSRSNHSLSTLDQELCELDQECNQHLAELKEQQQQQLLTLRQEQYYSEKYQKREHIKQLVEKLTTIAEECQSTQLKKIRDICDKEKKDLKKRMDKKRQEKINEAKSKDKNVTEEEKLEINRSFVNEVVQYIKRLEDAQSKRQERLLEKHKDIRQQILDERPKDVFAAEDHVTERSGPGVPGQISPVTCGDPRICSGQQQGQA comes from the exons ATGGAGAATAGGATGCTGACAGTGGTGAGCGGCACTGACATGGTCAACATCACCTACCTGAACTTCATGGCCTTCCAGGAGGAGATAGCAAAG gaaTGGGCAGAAGAGTTATTCAACTTGGCATCTAACCTCTTGGTCCAGAACATGTCCAGAGAGGCCTGCCTGGAGAAAGC ATACACTCGACTGAAGCTGCAGCTCAATCCTGAGGGGCGAATACCCATCAAGAA TATCTTCAGGATGTTCTCAGCAGACAGGAAGCGAGTGGAGACTGCCCTGGAAAACTGTAACCTCCCTTCTGGCAGA AATGACTCCATCCCCCAGGAAGACTTCACTCCAGAGGTGTACAACATGTTTCTGAGCAACATCTGCCCGCGACCCGAGCTGGACCACATTTTCTCGGATGT GGGGACTAAGAGTTGTCCATGCCTGACAGTGGAGCAAATGACTGAGTTCATTAATGTTAAACAGCGAGACCCTCGTCTGAATGAGATTCTCTACCCTCCTCTCAAACCGGAACAGGTTCAGCTGCTGGTGGATAAATATGAACCGAATCCGTCTCTGGCACAGAAAG GTCAGATCTCACTGGAAGGCTTCGCCAGGTATTTGAACTGTGAGGAGAACAGCATCATCCCACCGGAAAAGCTGGACCAGAGTGAAGACATGACCTTTCCCCTCTCGCACTACTTCATCAACTCGTCACACAATACATACCTCACAG ctgGCCAGCTTGCAGGAAACTCTTCCGTTGAGATGTACAAGCAGGTTCTTCTGTCAGGGTGCCGCTGCATTGAGCTGGACTGCTGGAAGGGTCgcaccacagaagaagagccCGTAATCACTCACGGCTTCACCATGACAACTGAAATCTCCTTCAAG GAGGTGATCGAGGCCATTGCTGAGTGTGCTTTCAAGACGTCGCCCTTCCCTATCATCCTGTCTTTTGAGAACCACGTGGACTC ACCAAAGCAACAGGCGAAGATGGCGGAGTACTGTCGCTCAATATTTGGAGATGCATTACTCACAGAGCCTTTGGAAAAATATCCG TTGGAGTCCAGTGTGCCACTACCCAGCCCAATGGAGCTCATGGGCAAAATCTTggtgaagaacaagaagaagcaCCACAAGACGGATGGAAGTCACAAGAAGAAACTGTCGGAGCAGGTTTCTAACACCTACAGTGATTCTTCCAGTGTGTGTGAGCCCTCGTCCCCGAGCGCAG GTTCAACCAAAGAAGAGATGGCAGACTCTTCACAGACCACTGAGAGCGCTGAGCTCAGCCTGAGGCCACAGGGCAGAAAGTCTATTG GGGAAGTGGAGGCAGAgagtgaagatgaagatgacgacgatgatgattgTAAAAAGGGCTCAATGGATGAG ggcACAGCAGGCAGTGAGGCATTTGCTACAGAGGAAATGTCCAACCTGGTCATCTACATCCAACCAGTCAAGTTTAACAGCTTTGAGGGTTCAAAAA AGATCAATCGCAGCTACCAGATGTCATCCTTTGTCGAGACCAAAGCTTTGGAGCAACTGACCAAGTCCCCCGTAGAGTTTGTGGA ATACAACAAGCTGCAGCTGAGCAGGATCTACCCTAAAGGCACTCGAGTGGATTCTTCCAACTACAACCCTCAGCTCTTCTGGAATGCTGGTTGTCAGCTGGTGGCTCTGAATTTCCAAACTATTG ATTTGTCCATGCAACTAAACCTGGGCATGTACGAGTACAACGGCAAATGTGGATACAGACTCAAACCAGAGTTTATGAGACGACCAGACAAACACTTTGACCCTTTTACTGAGAGCACAGTGGACGGGATAGTAGCCAACACACTCTCTGTTAAG ATCATCTCTGGCCAGTTCCTGTCAGATAAGAAAGTGGGCACATATGTGGAGATGGACATGTTTGGCTTACCTGTGGACACCAAGAGGAAAGCTTTCAAGACCAAGACTTCTCAGGGCAACGCCATCAACCCTGTCTGGGAAGAAGAGGCCATTGTCTTCAAGAAA GTTGTCCTGCCCACACTTGCTTCATTGAGAATAGCTGTGTTTGAAGAAGGTGGGAAGTTCATCGGCCACCGTATCATTCCAGTATCAGCCATTCGTCCAG GCTATCACTACATCAGCCTGAGGAATGAGAAGAACCTGTCTCTGACGCTGCCTGCTTTGTTCGTGTACGTAGAAGTGAAGGACTATGTTCCAGACACATTTGCAG atGTCATTGAAGCCTTGTCCAATCCCATCCGCTATGTCAACCTGATGGAGCAGAGAGCCAATCAGCTGGCTGCTCTGACtttggaggagggaggagaggaggatggtGACAAAGAG GTGGAGGCGGGAAGTGACGCACCCTCAGAATCTAAGGTGGACCAGAGGGTAACGTCGCCCGCAGAGAACGGACTGAGCCACACACCCATCATCACCCCAAAACCCCCGTCACTGGTCGGCCAGACTCAGTCTGCAG GCTCGCTGAAACCATCCGTGAAGAGTGAAGACATCATTCAGACTGTTCTCACTG aacTGGAAGCTCAGTCACTGGAGGAGTTGAAGCAACAGAAAGGCTTTGTACgtgagcagaggaaacagtACAAGGAGATGAAGGAGTTGGTTCGGAAACACCACAGAAAGACCAGCGAGCTGATCAAGGAGCACACGGCTCGTGTATCCGAGCTGCAGAGCCAGTACCAGCGTCGGCGCTCTGCTCTGCAGAAGAGCCACAAACGAGATGGTAAGAAAAG CCGGTCAAACCACTCCCTGTCCACCCTGGACCAGGAGCTGTGTGAGCTGGATCAGGAGTGCAACCAGCATCTGGCAGAGCTTaaggagcagcaacagcagcagctcctcacaCTCCGCCAGGAGCAGTACTACAGCGAAAAGTACCAGAAAAGAGAGCACATCAAACAG CTGGTTGAGAAGCTGACCACTATAGCAGAGGAGTGCCAGAGCACTCAGCTCAAGAAGATCAGAGACATCTGCGATAA AGAAAAGAAGGATCTTAAGAAGAGAATGGACAAGAAACGGCAGGAGAAAATCAACGAGGCTAAATCTAAAGACAAGAATGTAACAGAGGA agagaagctggagATCAACAGATCATTTGTCAATGAGGTGGTGCAGTACATCAAACGG ttggaGGATGCACAGAGTAAAAGACAGGAGAGACTACTGGAGAAGCACAAGGACATCCGGCAACAAATCTTAGATGAAAGGCCGAAG GATGTGTTTGCAGCAGAAGATCATG TTACAGAGCGATCTGGACCAGGAGTACCAGGACAAATTTCGCCGGTTACCTGTGGAGATCCAAGAATTTGTTCAGGACAGCAGCAAGGCCAAGCTTAG